The Thermococcus eurythermalis genomic sequence AGGGGAGTGGAAGAATGGTGGAACCTCAGAGTCAGCGTCCACGGGGGCTTTGAAAGCGTTTTCTGGAACTACCAGCAACTGATAAAGGCCACCAAGACTGGAATATCCCTCGTTCGCTTCAGGGGCAAGCCTGCCCTCTGGAACCAAAACTTACCTCTTTACGGTTTCCCCATGACCTCTCAAAGAAGTCCGGTTCTCCAACAGGAGCTCTTCAACGGCTGGCTCTACATCCTGCTTAGAGGGGACGGGGACTTTCTCCATGAAATTAAAGCGTCGCTTGAGAAGCCTGAAAAAGTTCTGTCACTCGGAAGGAGTGAGGATGTTATCTTCCTGAGAAGAGTTGAGTTCGTTAATGGAAAGGAAAAGATGGCGCGGGAGATAGCGATTAAATACCCGACCTACGTTGACGTGCCAGTTGAAATGCTGAGGAAAAAAGAGTACCCCACATACTCAATCCCTATCAGGGTGGTCTTCAAAAACAAAGGAAAGCCCGTGAAGCACAAGGCAGAGATAGGCACTGAAACTTTTAGGGATGTTGAGTTCAAGTCAGTGGTCTATGTTGGTGCCTGGACGTTCTTGAAATTCGAGGATAAAGTAAAGTTCGAAGAGTATTCCTTTGATGGGGTCCTCCTTAAAGTGGTTGCAGATAAAAAGGCGAGCGGGTGGTTGTGATGCCTCAGACGAGTATTGATGAATTTCTCAAAGAAGGTAACGACACCAAGAAGGTTCCGCTGTTGTCCCTTCTCAGGGCGAAGAGTGGTGAAGGCGACGTTCTGCTCATCGATCACGTAAAATCTGCTCTGAAGAGATGCGTTGAACTTTATGAGTTCATTGAGAACCTGAACGGAACGGTGACCTATCCGGCCCTCAGGAACCCGGAGGAGCGTTTTAAACTCTTCAAGAGCCTTGCGAAGGCAATAATCATTCACGATCTTGGCAAAATAAGCCTCGACTTCCAGAGGAAGCTTTATGGAAAGGGGGAATTTCCCGCGGAACTAACCCAACTCCTAAAAGGGAGTGGAGGAATAAATGCTCGCCATGAAATTCTGTCGGTTCTCTGGAGCGCTGGGTTAATTGGAGATTCCATTTGGGACAAGAAAATCAGAACGGCGGTTCTGCTTCACCACTACAACGAGTTCTTCTCTGATGATAAGGACTTCTCCCACATAGTGGAGCTTTATCCCGATGACGTCGAGAAGTACTTGGGTTTTTTGGTCTCGAAGAGAAGGGAGCTCGAAAGATTTCTCAAGGACTATCTCATGACCATAAAGAGTGAGTTTAGAGAGCGCTTCATACAGGAAGCCGTGGCCGAGATTAACGTGAATTTCTCAAGGGTAAGGATGCTAAAAGAAAAGGTTGAAACCTGGGACGACGATTTGTCAGAGGACGTTCCTCTTTACACTCCTACGGGGCTTGATGTTGATTTTCTTGTATTCCTTGGCATGCTTAGGAGATGTGACTATTCCTCAAGTGGAGACTTCAAAATCGAGGGCTCGCTCAATCTCTCGGAAGTTTTTGACGATGTTGATGAAAGGATAAGGAGAAGAATTGCTGAAAAGCTGAGGAACCAGAAAGCCAACTTTGGAAGGCTCTGGCAGGAGGAGCTGTTGTCAGAACGGGATTCTGACTACCTCGTCGTCGTTGCCCCCACAGGTTCAGGAAAGACCGAACTGGCCATCTTCTGGTCGCGGAGGAGGGGTAAGCTAATATACACGCTTCCGCTCAGAGTGGCCTTAAACGACCTCTACAGGCGACTGTCAGAGGAGTACTTTGATGGGGAGCACGTTGGTTTATTGCATTCAACCGCTTTCATGGAGTACGTGGAAGGCTCTGGAAGCGACATCGAGGTCGAGAAAAAGGTGAACTCGGCAGGACTTTTGGCGATGCCAGTAATGTTATCAACACCTGACCAAGTTTTCCTCACCGGTCTCAACTACTACGGCTCGGACAAGGTTATTTCGGTTTACCCAGAATCGGCGATAGTCGTTGATGAGGTTCAGGCCTACACTCCAGAGATGGCCGCTGTCTTCCTGAAAACTCTCCGACTTATAAAAGAGGCCGGCGGAAAGGTGCTCGTGATTACCGCAACACTGCCACCCCATATCGAGGATTTCCTCAGAAAGGATGGGTTTGAAATTGTTGATGTTCTTGAGGAGTCAAGGAAGCACGGACTTGACGTCAAGAACCTTCACCTGAAACGGCATCACGTAAAGCTCGTAGAAGGAAATCTTTTCAGGTACACCGATGAAGGGCCTGAATTCGAAGGCCTTGAAAAAGTCCTTTCAGCGATTGAGGAGTTCGAAGGACGTGGCTTTAGGAGCGTCATGGTGGTTCTCAACAACGTAAAGAAGGCAATTGAGGCTTACAAACGCATTTCGGAGCTGGTTGGTAGCTGGGATGTTTACCTCCTCCACTCACGCCTGCCCGAGAAAAAGAAGGCAGAGGTTGTCCTCGAAGTTAAGTCCAGTCTTGAAAAAGGCAGGAATGTTGTTCTCATAGCAACTCAGGTCGTTGAGGCCTCGGTGGACCTTGACTTTGACGCCATGATAACCGAGATCTCTCCAATCGACAGCCAAGTTCAGAGGTGGGGCAGGGTTTACAGGAACAGGGAAACGGATTACGAAGGTGTCCCCAACATCATCGTGTTCTCTGGCATTGATAGGGGAACAAGGGCAGTGTACGGAGGGGGAATTAGTGATGAGGTGCTTCAGAAGACTGCAGAAGTCATCGACTCACTTGAAGGAAGACCCCTCAACTATGAAGACGAAAGGAACGCCATAAAGGACGTCTATCGGGGCAAAATCCTTGAAGCGTACATGGGGCGGATTGAAGAACTCTTGGCAAAGCTCGACTACTTCACCCTCGAAAAGAAGAGCGAAGCCCAGCGCGTTTTCCGCCAGATGGGTGGAATGTATTTCGTTGTGCCCGCGCTGATGGTGGAATACGGTTACACCGAAACCGTGAGGGAGTTCGGGGAGTTGCTGAGCGACCCTAAGAATTTCAAACTGGGCTGGAGTGATATTACGCAGAAGCTCTCTCAGGAACTCGGGCGCGAGGTTGG encodes the following:
- the cas5b gene encoding type I-B CRISPR-associated protein Cas5b, with the translated sequence MAMAKRTLLIELFQPFAQYRNPFTFYYAQTYPLPPKSTIIGMLQNALNDWYGNDRGVEEWWNLRVSVHGGFESVFWNYQQLIKATKTGISLVRFRGKPALWNQNLPLYGFPMTSQRSPVLQQELFNGWLYILLRGDGDFLHEIKASLEKPEKVLSLGRSEDVIFLRRVEFVNGKEKMAREIAIKYPTYVDVPVEMLRKKEYPTYSIPIRVVFKNKGKPVKHKAEIGTETFRDVEFKSVVYVGAWTFLKFEDKVKFEEYSFDGVLLKVVADKKASGWL
- a CDS encoding CRISPR-associated helicase/endonuclease Cas3, which codes for MPQTSIDEFLKEGNDTKKVPLLSLLRAKSGEGDVLLIDHVKSALKRCVELYEFIENLNGTVTYPALRNPEERFKLFKSLAKAIIIHDLGKISLDFQRKLYGKGEFPAELTQLLKGSGGINARHEILSVLWSAGLIGDSIWDKKIRTAVLLHHYNEFFSDDKDFSHIVELYPDDVEKYLGFLVSKRRELERFLKDYLMTIKSEFRERFIQEAVAEINVNFSRVRMLKEKVETWDDDLSEDVPLYTPTGLDVDFLVFLGMLRRCDYSSSGDFKIEGSLNLSEVFDDVDERIRRRIAEKLRNQKANFGRLWQEELLSERDSDYLVVVAPTGSGKTELAIFWSRRRGKLIYTLPLRVALNDLYRRLSEEYFDGEHVGLLHSTAFMEYVEGSGSDIEVEKKVNSAGLLAMPVMLSTPDQVFLTGLNYYGSDKVISVYPESAIVVDEVQAYTPEMAAVFLKTLRLIKEAGGKVLVITATLPPHIEDFLRKDGFEIVDVLEESRKHGLDVKNLHLKRHHVKLVEGNLFRYTDEGPEFEGLEKVLSAIEEFEGRGFRSVMVVLNNVKKAIEAYKRISELVGSWDVYLLHSRLPEKKKAEVVLEVKSSLEKGRNVVLIATQVVEASVDLDFDAMITEISPIDSQVQRWGRVYRNRETDYEGVPNIIVFSGIDRGTRAVYGGGISDEVLQKTAEVIDSLEGRPLNYEDERNAIKDVYRGKILEAYMGRIEELLAKLDYFTLEKKSEAQRVFRQMGGMYFVVPALMVEYGYTETVREFGELLSDPKNFKLGWSDITQKLSQELGREVGKWELRKILQEFSVNVPIWFVLKDGNLQHALHNTFKGYPVIVTWGKDKAEKLWKFGVDEVVNRDLDESGDIL